The following proteins are co-located in the Syntrophorhabdales bacterium genome:
- a CDS encoding UxaA family hydrolase — MTFQGYRRSDGKAGTRNHVLVIPSVGCSQHVADAITRNLKGAAYLPNILGCGQIGADREQTKRVLVGFGTNPNVFAVLVVGLGCESVPAREVAEAISESGKRVEFIEIQSSGGPRKTTASGRRFVRAMLAEAARAAREPIPLNELILGTECGGSDYTSGLASNPALGVASDLLIAAGGTVILSETPELIGAEHIIARRARTLDVGRKVIEATAWWEKQAIDSGQNIREANPSPGNIAGGITTLEEKSLGCIYKAGTAPLEEAIPYAFAPTRKGLVFMDTPAHDIEQLTGMVAGGAQIVVFTTGRGTPIGSPIAPVIKLTANGELYRTMRDAIDVDVSRVLKGSETLKDAGQRIFEQIIAVASGKSTKAERLGQRDFCIFTIGTHI, encoded by the coding sequence ATGACGTTCCAGGGATATCGCAGATCAGACGGAAAGGCCGGCACAAGAAACCATGTTCTTGTGATTCCCAGCGTGGGCTGCTCACAGCATGTTGCGGATGCGATCACGCGCAACCTTAAGGGCGCGGCCTATCTGCCCAATATCCTCGGCTGCGGCCAGATAGGTGCTGACCGCGAGCAAACCAAGAGAGTTCTCGTTGGGTTTGGCACTAACCCTAACGTTTTCGCAGTGCTGGTGGTCGGGCTGGGCTGCGAGAGCGTGCCCGCACGAGAGGTTGCAGAGGCGATCTCCGAAAGCGGTAAGAGGGTTGAGTTCATAGAGATTCAGTCGAGTGGCGGGCCACGAAAGACAACCGCATCAGGAAGACGATTCGTCAGGGCAATGCTCGCGGAGGCGGCACGGGCTGCGCGCGAGCCGATACCGCTCAATGAGCTGATCCTTGGGACGGAGTGCGGGGGGTCCGATTACACGTCGGGGCTTGCCTCCAACCCGGCGCTCGGTGTGGCGAGCGATCTTCTTATCGCTGCGGGAGGCACCGTGATCCTTTCCGAGACCCCGGAACTGATCGGCGCAGAGCATATTATCGCCAGACGGGCCAGAACGCTGGATGTCGGCAGAAAGGTGATCGAAGCCACTGCATGGTGGGAGAAACAGGCGATCGATTCGGGGCAGAATATCAGGGAGGCTAACCCTTCCCCCGGCAATATCGCAGGGGGCATCACAACCCTCGAAGAAAAGTCCCTCGGATGTATCTATAAGGCCGGCACAGCACCCCTGGAGGAAGCGATCCCCTATGCGTTCGCACCGACGAGGAAAGGGCTTGTTTTCATGGATACCCCTGCCCACGACATCGAGCAGCTCACGGGCATGGTGGCGGGCGGCGCGCAGATCGTTGTGTTCACCACGGGCCGCGGCACCCCCATAGGGTCTCCGATTGCGCCGGTGATCAAACTCACCGCGAACGGAGAATTATACCGGACTATGAGAGATGCGATTGATGTAGACGTAAGCCGCGTGCTCAAAGGCAGCGAGACACTTAAAGACGCAGGCCAGCGCATATTCGAACAGATCATCGCTGTCGCCTCAGGAAAGTCGACCAAAGCTGAACGTCTGGGCCAGAGAGACTTCTGCATTTTCACCATCGGTACACACATCTAG
- a CDS encoding SDR family NAD(P)-dependent oxidoreductase, with protein sequence MVLKDKVAIITGGGKGIGRAIALGFAEEGAAVVVSGRTPSVLEDVARMIREKGGQAHTIETDVSDEQQVERMVAQTLSTFGRIDILVNNAGIMGPTANVVDMELADWNETLAINLTGSLLACKHVLRHMIPRNAGAIVNIGSERGRTGDGKSGSPMRTPYSCSKAGMIALTESLSVEVGRYNIRVNCVTPGPVKGERIINVLKAKSNVTGENVDELWNKLVEPFSLRRAAEEEEVAAAAVFLASDKASGITGQTLSVTCGQRVLF encoded by the coding sequence ATGGTGTTGAAGGATAAAGTGGCGATCATTACCGGCGGCGGGAAGGGTATCGGCAGGGCTATCGCGCTCGGCTTTGCAGAAGAGGGGGCAGCGGTGGTAGTTTCGGGGCGTACCCCGTCTGTTCTTGAGGACGTGGCGCGGATGATCAGGGAGAAGGGTGGGCAGGCTCACACGATAGAGACTGACGTGAGCGACGAGCAGCAGGTGGAGCGGATGGTTGCCCAGACCCTGAGCACGTTCGGGAGGATTGATATACTGGTCAATAATGCCGGTATAATGGGTCCCACGGCCAACGTGGTCGATATGGAGCTCGCAGACTGGAACGAGACTTTGGCAATTAACTTAACAGGAAGCTTGCTCGCATGTAAGCACGTGCTCCGGCACATGATACCCAGAAATGCGGGAGCCATCGTCAATATCGGATCAGAACGCGGCAGGACCGGGGACGGAAAATCAGGCTCTCCCATGAGGACGCCTTACTCCTGCTCCAAAGCAGGCATGATCGCGCTGACAGAGTCTCTTTCGGTGGAAGTTGGCAGGTATAATATCCGCGTGAATTGCGTAACGCCCGGCCCTGTCAAGGGCGAGCGCATCATCAACGTGCTGAAGGCTAAATCGAACGTGACCGGCGAGAACGTCGATGAGCTTTGGAATAAGCTGGTTGAACCCTTTTCCTTGAGGAGGGCAGCCGAGGAAGAAGAAGTAGCTGCCGCAGCCGTCTTCCTCGCATCCGACAAGGCGAGCGGCATTACGGGGCAAACGTTATCTGTAACGTGCGGTCAACGCGTACTATTCTAG
- a CDS encoding phosphatidylglycerol lysyltransferase domain-containing protein, with the protein MSTSPEFPEFKPVELGDRDLIHDRLWNYQPTNSELTFTNLFIWRNHYNFLWSLYEDWLIVLGSDPNGEPYVLTPIGPPNRHAVVVKLLNWLHEARGVHRAAIERADQRLVAELQGNPDFVIEPLRDHFDYVYRTEDLIQLQGGNYRAKRNHINYFLRSYGFTYEALNGVHKNACLDLMDVWCDVRRCEDDLSLSSEWEAIREALANFEGLNVAGAVILIHGKVEAFTIGELLNKESVVVHIEKANMDIRGLYAMINQQFCEKQWQNVPWVNREQDLGEPGLREAKLSYNPDHFVEKFRIRLSRSS; encoded by the coding sequence ATGAGCACAAGTCCAGAATTCCCGGAATTCAAACCGGTCGAGCTCGGCGATCGTGACCTGATTCACGACAGGCTGTGGAACTATCAGCCAACAAATTCAGAGCTGACCTTCACCAACCTCTTCATATGGAGAAATCATTACAATTTTCTCTGGTCCTTGTACGAGGACTGGCTCATTGTTCTCGGGTCCGATCCCAATGGAGAGCCCTACGTGCTTACGCCTATAGGACCGCCGAACCGGCATGCCGTTGTGGTCAAGCTCCTGAACTGGCTTCACGAGGCCAGGGGCGTCCACAGAGCTGCCATTGAGAGGGCCGATCAACGGCTCGTCGCAGAGCTGCAGGGAAATCCCGACTTTGTCATTGAGCCCCTACGCGATCATTTTGACTATGTGTACCGGACCGAAGACCTGATCCAGTTGCAGGGAGGTAACTACAGGGCCAAGAGAAACCATATCAATTATTTTCTCCGCTCCTACGGTTTTACTTACGAGGCCCTCAACGGCGTCCACAAGAACGCATGCCTGGACCTGATGGATGTCTGGTGCGACGTGCGCCGCTGCGAGGACGACCTGAGCCTGTCAAGCGAGTGGGAGGCCATCAGGGAAGCCTTAGCCAATTTTGAGGGACTGAATGTGGCAGGCGCGGTCATTCTCATACATGGCAAGGTCGAGGCTTTCACGATCGGCGAGCTTCTTAACAAGGAGAGCGTGGTGGTTCATATCGAAAAGGCTAACATGGATATTCGCGGTCTGTATGCGATGATTAACCAGCAGTTCTGCGAAAAGCAATGGCAGAACGTACCCTGGGTGAACAGGGAGCAGGATCTGGGAGAGCCCGGCCTGAGAGAGGCCAAGTTGTCATACAACCCGGATCATTTCGTGGAAAAATTCCGTATCCGCCTTTCTCGATCGTCCTGA
- a CDS encoding bifunctional acetate--CoA ligase family protein/GNAT family N-acetyltransferase: MQGLSAMFDPKVVALVGATERESTAGRSVLENLLKSGRQKILAVNPNAKEALGLQCYPSVRLLPAKADLAVIAVRAGLVSAVVSECGEAGIKSAVIISTGFGETGDTGRELEGELLAASRRFGIKLLGPGSLGIIRPSIGLNASLINVDPEPGGIAFISQSGELGDTVMEWARDAHIGFSFFVSLGRMVDLDFGDLIDFLGEDYETRSIVLDMEQVVNARQFMSAARGFARAKPIIVLKPGRYKASRKPTDPPLEMDDLVYDAAFRRVGLLRIKEAGDLFDVARVLDAARLPAGPRLAIITNGVTVGLMAKDVLLEQGGELAQLSEYCVRELDESLPGWNKENPVVLPVDADLEPYERAIRCCLKDAGVDALLVIHLPRALVTPLALAEALAAMVKNVSKPMLAAMMGGRSSREGAELLIASNIPTYGTPEEAVKAYLRMYRHKRNLELLYETPEELPLTESSPKYRFKALLRRETADGAGMLTAEQSFELLRDYSIPVLPSYTVTDKQQALGKAEELGYPVILKHSPGPSSRAGGRRVLGVASEDGLRSAFDALLRDVEDDGEGGLASITIQKMTANVEYQLIVRAERHKDFGAVMLFGTAGLGYELFHDYSVALPPLNQTLAHRLIEETKAYEMLQGYRGRRPADMKQLEQILVSISNLIVDFPEVTSLHIDPMVVSEGSIFVVAADISVAAVPTSGTSLYPHLVITPYPSRYNTQWTLRDGTELVARSIRPEDEPLVHEMLTTVSATSLKQRFFSPIKNWTHDTLVRFCNIDYEREVAIVVMPRDQKRIIGTVRLIIQPDFSSGEFAVMVHDRFQGRGLGQKLLNLVIGIAYEKGLEEVEAIVLTDNDRMLALAKKLGFKRKALPEGISRIVLRLSEEQVAAT, encoded by the coding sequence ATGCAGGGCCTAAGCGCGATGTTCGACCCGAAAGTCGTTGCTCTCGTGGGAGCAACCGAAAGGGAGTCGACGGCCGGTCGCAGTGTCCTGGAAAATCTTCTGAAATCCGGCAGGCAAAAAATACTCGCCGTCAACCCGAATGCAAAGGAGGCCTTGGGCCTACAGTGCTACCCTTCGGTGCGTCTTCTCCCGGCAAAGGCTGATCTGGCGGTCATTGCGGTGCGGGCTGGACTTGTATCAGCTGTTGTCAGTGAATGTGGCGAGGCGGGTATCAAGAGCGCTGTGATTATCTCCACCGGTTTTGGGGAGACGGGGGATACAGGCCGTGAGCTGGAAGGGGAGCTTCTGGCCGCCAGCCGCCGATTCGGTATAAAGCTGCTGGGTCCCGGGTCTCTCGGCATCATCAGGCCTTCCATCGGCTTGAATGCATCCCTTATCAACGTAGACCCTGAGCCGGGCGGTATTGCTTTCATCTCACAGAGCGGTGAACTCGGGGACACCGTTATGGAATGGGCACGGGATGCCCATATCGGGTTCAGTTTTTTTGTTTCACTCGGCAGGATGGTTGATCTCGACTTCGGCGATCTCATCGACTTCCTGGGAGAAGATTACGAAACGAGAAGCATAGTGCTCGATATGGAGCAGGTGGTGAATGCCCGACAATTTATGAGCGCTGCACGAGGTTTCGCGCGTGCAAAACCGATCATTGTTCTGAAACCGGGGCGGTATAAGGCCTCCCGCAAACCGACCGATCCCCCGCTGGAAATGGATGACCTCGTCTACGACGCAGCCTTCAGGCGGGTAGGGCTCCTCAGGATAAAGGAAGCCGGCGACTTGTTCGATGTAGCCCGGGTGCTCGACGCAGCCCGACTGCCCGCAGGACCCCGGCTCGCTATTATCACCAATGGTGTTACCGTAGGGCTCATGGCAAAGGACGTGCTGCTGGAGCAGGGAGGAGAACTGGCTCAACTCTCGGAATATTGTGTGCGGGAGTTGGATGAGAGTTTGCCTGGCTGGAACAAAGAAAATCCCGTCGTCCTGCCCGTGGACGCCGATCTCGAGCCGTACGAGAGGGCAATACGCTGTTGCCTTAAAGATGCCGGTGTCGATGCCCTGCTCGTGATACACCTGCCCCGCGCCCTGGTGACGCCTCTGGCGCTGGCCGAAGCCCTGGCGGCCATGGTCAAGAATGTGTCAAAGCCCATGTTGGCCGCAATGATGGGCGGCCGTTCGAGCAGAGAGGGTGCTGAGTTGCTCATAGCGAGCAACATACCGACCTACGGAACTCCTGAAGAGGCCGTCAAGGCCTATCTTCGTATGTACCGCCATAAGAGAAACCTTGAACTCCTGTATGAGACCCCGGAGGAACTTCCTCTCACCGAATCCTCTCCCAAGTATCGCTTTAAGGCGCTGCTGCGCAGGGAAACTGCTGATGGGGCAGGAATGCTGACGGCCGAACAGTCTTTCGAACTCCTCCGGGATTATTCGATTCCTGTTTTGCCATCTTACACGGTGACGGATAAGCAGCAGGCCCTCGGCAAAGCCGAAGAGCTGGGTTATCCTGTTATTCTGAAGCACAGCCCCGGTCCATCGTCCCGTGCCGGGGGGAGGCGTGTTCTGGGCGTTGCTTCCGAAGATGGTCTTCGCTCCGCGTTCGATGCGCTGCTGCGAGACGTGGAGGATGACGGGGAGGGAGGGCTCGCGTCGATAACGATTCAGAAAATGACCGCTAATGTCGAGTATCAGTTGATCGTGCGAGCGGAGCGGCACAAGGATTTCGGGGCTGTCATGCTCTTCGGAACAGCGGGTTTGGGCTACGAGCTTTTTCATGATTACTCTGTTGCCCTGCCTCCTTTGAATCAGACGCTTGCCCATAGGCTCATTGAAGAAACAAAGGCATACGAAATGTTACAGGGCTATCGCGGAAGACGACCCGCAGACATGAAGCAATTAGAACAGATACTCGTGAGCATCTCAAACCTGATAGTTGACTTCCCGGAAGTTACGTCCCTCCACATAGATCCGATGGTTGTTTCTGAGGGCAGCATTTTTGTGGTGGCTGCAGATATCAGTGTGGCAGCAGTTCCAACTTCCGGAACTTCGCTGTATCCGCATCTGGTAATCACTCCTTACCCGAGCCGCTATAACACGCAATGGACACTACGGGATGGAACCGAACTTGTCGCACGATCCATCAGACCTGAGGATGAGCCGTTAGTGCACGAGATGCTCACCACGGTTTCCGCAACTTCGTTGAAGCAGCGATTCTTCAGCCCCATCAAGAACTGGACGCACGATACGCTGGTCAGGTTTTGTAATATAGACTACGAGAGGGAGGTGGCGATTGTCGTAATGCCCAGAGACCAAAAAAGAATCATCGGCACCGTACGGCTTATTATACAGCCTGACTTCAGTAGTGGAGAGTTTGCAGTGATGGTGCACGATAGATTTCAGGGCAGAGGCCTCGGGCAGAAACTGCTCAATCTTGTGATAGGTATAGCCTACGAAAAGGGGCTTGAAGAGGTTGAGGCGATTGTGCTCACAGACAACGACCGGATGCTTGCCTTAGCAAAGAAACTGGGATTTAAACGAAAGGCCCTGCCGGAAGGGATAAGCCGGATCGTGCTCCGCCTGTCGGAAGAACAGGTTGCAGCCACGTAA
- a CDS encoding MTH1187 family thiamine-binding protein, giving the protein MSVLMEFSMFPTDKGESVSAYVSRILTFIDGSGVSYRLTPMGTIIETETMEEALRIMSEAYKRLEPDCKRVYVSAKLDVRKGRKSGLTQKIESIEKHAGKKLGSS; this is encoded by the coding sequence ATGTCGGTATTGATGGAATTCAGCATGTTTCCCACGGATAAAGGGGAAAGCGTCAGTGCATATGTCAGCCGCATTCTCACGTTTATAGACGGGAGCGGAGTCTCCTATCGCCTCACGCCGATGGGTACGATAATTGAAACGGAGACCATGGAGGAGGCTTTGCGCATCATGAGCGAGGCCTACAAACGACTCGAGCCGGACTGCAAGAGGGTTTACGTGTCTGCGAAGCTGGACGTTCGCAAGGGTAGGAAGAGCGGCCTCACCCAGAAGATCGAATCGATCGAGAAGCATGCGGGTAAAAAGCTGGGCAGCTCCTGA
- a CDS encoding C40 family peptidase — MVDGAAQERLLVVTVPVANLRREPKEARRAHLRDELQETQLLFNETLLYRSEQPGWFSVEAREQLKSAGKGWQGYPGWVRKECVSFVAEAPRYNAVVKRAVARLVAEPTEGAAPVLFLSLGTRLVLVDEPDAQAGLYGKAAIGGTKYAWVRKEDVTTTLQNASISRLRSNIVQTASLFIGVPYLWGGRSMFMADLTETVTGIDCSGLTNLIYRVHNIDIPRDAQDQWLAAHVTSDGPRENSPDESPRPGDLIFVARTTSPDSIDHVMLSMGGEWFIEAAETGSNAREKTFQQKFGLDLARLAKMKFTVQGKRIYFAAIEHFAGSH; from the coding sequence ATGGTTGATGGGGCCGCACAAGAGAGACTCCTGGTCGTCACCGTGCCTGTGGCAAATCTGAGGCGGGAGCCAAAAGAGGCGCGCAGGGCGCACCTCCGCGATGAGCTTCAGGAGACGCAACTGCTCTTCAATGAGACACTCCTTTACAGGAGCGAGCAGCCCGGCTGGTTTTCTGTGGAGGCGCGAGAACAGCTGAAGAGTGCAGGCAAGGGATGGCAGGGCTACCCCGGCTGGGTTCGGAAAGAGTGTGTCTCCTTTGTTGCAGAAGCACCGCGGTATAATGCGGTCGTGAAGAGGGCTGTTGCCCGTCTTGTGGCCGAGCCAACCGAGGGGGCTGCGCCCGTGCTCTTCCTTTCGTTGGGCACACGGCTGGTGCTTGTGGATGAGCCTGATGCGCAGGCGGGCCTATACGGCAAAGCGGCGATCGGAGGAACTAAGTACGCCTGGGTGCGCAAGGAAGATGTGACGACGACACTCCAGAACGCATCGATCTCTAGGCTCCGCAGCAACATTGTACAGACTGCCTCTCTATTTATCGGGGTACCCTATCTCTGGGGCGGCAGAAGCATGTTCATGGCTGATCTCACCGAGACTGTCACCGGCATCGACTGCTCGGGCCTTACAAACCTTATCTATCGGGTGCACAACATCGATATCCCGAGAGATGCACAGGATCAATGGCTTGCAGCGCACGTGACATCTGACGGGCCTCGTGAGAACAGCCCGGATGAGTCTCCGCGTCCGGGAGATCTCATTTTCGTCGCCCGGACCACGAGCCCTGATTCCATTGACCACGTGATGTTGAGCATGGGCGGAGAGTGGTTTATTGAAGCAGCCGAGACAGGAAGCAACGCGAGGGAGAAAACGTTTCAGCAAAAATTCGGCCTCGATTTGGCGCGCCTCGCGAAAATGAAGTTTACGGTTCAGGGCAAGCGGATATATTTTGCGGCCATAGAGCATTTTGCCGGGTCGCATTGA
- the mtgA gene encoding monofunctional biosynthetic peptidoglycan transglycosylase, which translates to MARKKKKHRLFRLIKILFVLVLLALVGFVGYYAVYPDVSRLKRENPRKTSFIEYREREWKRKGKKVVIQKKWIPLGRISPYLVKAVLIAEDDKFWSHEGFDFDAIQKAIEKDLKAGKFKVGGSTVSQQLVKNLYLTPTKNPVRKLEEAIITFRVERNLSKRRILELYLNVVEWGEGIFGIEAASLYYYGKSAEALSAEEASRLAAVLPNPLKYKVKGASAYVEKRASLIYAVMVKRGIAIPEYEELNEPSEKEAVPEPSQSQVRGSGEEKSPDVQDQSDNR; encoded by the coding sequence ATGGCCAGGAAGAAGAAAAAACATCGACTCTTCAGGTTGATCAAGATCCTATTTGTGCTTGTGCTGTTGGCGCTGGTGGGTTTCGTCGGCTATTATGCGGTCTATCCTGACGTGTCCCGGCTGAAGCGCGAGAACCCCCGTAAAACATCCTTCATCGAATATCGGGAACGGGAGTGGAAACGGAAAGGCAAGAAGGTTGTAATCCAGAAGAAATGGATTCCCCTCGGGCGAATCTCCCCCTATCTTGTTAAAGCTGTTCTCATCGCCGAAGACGACAAATTCTGGTCTCATGAAGGTTTCGACTTCGATGCCATACAGAAGGCCATTGAGAAGGATCTGAAGGCGGGGAAGTTCAAGGTCGGCGGGAGCACCGTGAGTCAACAGCTCGTGAAGAATCTGTATCTCACGCCTACCAAGAATCCGGTACGGAAACTTGAAGAGGCGATCATAACATTCAGGGTCGAGAGAAATCTGTCGAAGAGGAGGATTCTGGAACTCTACCTCAACGTGGTAGAGTGGGGCGAGGGGATTTTCGGCATAGAGGCTGCTTCACTTTACTACTACGGAAAGTCTGCGGAAGCTCTCTCGGCAGAGGAGGCTTCGCGTCTCGCAGCAGTGCTTCCCAATCCACTGAAGTACAAGGTGAAGGGAGCATCAGCGTACGTGGAAAAACGGGCCTCTCTCATCTACGCGGTGATGGTGAAGAGGGGTATTGCGATACCAGAGTATGAAGAACTCAATGAGCCTTCTGAAAAGGAAGCAGTTCCCGAGCCATCCCAGTCTCAGGTAAGGGGCTCTGGTGAAGAAAAATCTCCGGATGTGCAGGATCAGTCGGACAACCGATGA
- the gndA gene encoding NADP-dependent phosphogluconate dehydrogenase: MNSRANYEIGMVGLGVMGRNLLLNMADNGYSVAGYDADLTKVKALRKEAEHRDIRGAENLAELASLLRAPRAVILLVPAGTPVDAVIKDLLPLLSPGDLLIDGGNSHFKDTDLRTKALADRSVLYMGVGISGGEQGARRGPSIMAGGIPEAYARVRPLLEAVAAKANGEPCVAYLGSGSAGHYVKMVHNGIEYGLLELIAETYDLMKRGLALSDNELHTVYDTWNRSELSGYLLEITADIFCKSDDRGTGKRLVDVILDEARQKGTGKWASQDAMELQVPVPTLDMAVVMRDLSTYKTEREAASRVITGPVPEMPAGRAPFLRQLKQAFYAAMVITYAQGMALLFRASQAYGYGLKLEDVARIWRAGCIIRAGLLEDIRAAYYNQPALPNLLADPDLMRVVVDRQEALREVVKRAVDSGIAVPALAVSLSYFDGYRSAWLPANLIQAQRDYFGAHTYERIDAKGIFHTRWESE; this comes from the coding sequence GTGAATAGTCGGGCAAACTATGAGATAGGGATGGTAGGCCTCGGCGTGATGGGCCGTAATCTTCTGCTGAACATGGCTGATAATGGCTATTCGGTAGCCGGTTATGATGCGGATCTCACAAAAGTAAAGGCTCTCCGGAAGGAAGCCGAACATCGCGACATCCGGGGTGCCGAGAACCTTGCCGAATTGGCCTCTCTTTTGCGCGCTCCCAGGGCAGTGATACTGCTGGTCCCTGCGGGTACCCCAGTGGATGCCGTGATAAAGGACCTTCTTCCCCTTCTTTCACCGGGAGACCTGCTTATCGACGGAGGAAACTCCCACTTCAAAGACACGGACCTCCGCACCAAAGCTCTTGCTGATAGATCTGTTCTCTACATGGGCGTTGGTATTTCCGGTGGAGAGCAGGGTGCCCGCCGTGGTCCGAGCATCATGGCTGGAGGCATACCCGAAGCCTACGCGCGGGTCAGACCCCTGCTGGAGGCTGTCGCCGCCAAAGCGAACGGTGAACCCTGTGTTGCCTATCTGGGCAGCGGGTCCGCAGGCCATTACGTGAAGATGGTCCATAATGGAATCGAATACGGTCTCCTGGAACTGATAGCTGAAACGTACGACCTCATGAAGCGCGGGCTCGCCCTTTCCGACAACGAATTGCACACGGTCTACGACACATGGAACCGCTCCGAACTCAGCGGTTACTTGCTGGAGATCACCGCTGACATCTTCTGTAAAAGTGACGACCGGGGAACAGGCAAGCGGCTCGTGGATGTTATTCTTGACGAAGCCAGGCAGAAAGGCACAGGCAAGTGGGCTTCGCAGGATGCGATGGAGCTACAGGTGCCCGTACCGACCCTGGACATGGCAGTTGTCATGCGTGACCTCTCCACGTACAAGACGGAACGGGAAGCGGCAAGCCGTGTGATCACCGGCCCCGTACCGGAGATGCCGGCGGGTCGCGCCCCATTTTTGAGACAGCTCAAGCAGGCTTTCTACGCGGCTATGGTTATCACATATGCGCAGGGAATGGCGCTCTTGTTTCGTGCGTCTCAGGCGTACGGATACGGGCTCAAGTTGGAGGATGTGGCACGAATCTGGCGAGCGGGATGCATCATACGGGCCGGCCTGCTCGAAGACATCCGTGCGGCATATTATAATCAACCGGCGCTCCCCAACCTGCTTGCGGACCCTGACCTTATGCGCGTTGTCGTTGATCGGCAGGAAGCGCTCAGGGAAGTCGTGAAGCGCGCGGTCGATTCCGGCATAGCAGTGCCCGCGCTGGCTGTTTCGCTCAGCTATTTTGATGGGTACCGGAGCGCGTGGCTTCCTGCCAATTTGATCCAGGCGCAGCGGGATTATTTCGGCGCGCACACGTATGAGCGCATCGATGCAAAAGGGATTTTTCACACGCGATGGGAGAGTGAATGA
- a CDS encoding HAD family hydrolase, whose protein sequence is MADQKITTLFVDLGGVLLTNGWDRDARRRAAEKFSIDFADMDERHHLTFHTYEVGKVSLEDYLSRTVFHKERSFTRQSFVMFMYAQSHAHPDMIDLVRRLKQVHGLKIVSVSNEGRELTEYRIKRFELRTFIDCFVSSCFVRARKPDYDIYSMAMDIAQASGDEIVYIEDRDMFVEAAQCVGIQGIVHRDYASTKEALATFGLSLPE, encoded by the coding sequence ATGGCTGACCAGAAGATAACCACGCTCTTTGTTGACCTGGGAGGGGTACTGCTGACCAATGGCTGGGATCGCGACGCACGCAGGCGCGCAGCGGAGAAGTTCAGCATCGATTTTGCCGACATGGATGAGCGCCACCACCTGACCTTTCACACCTATGAGGTGGGGAAGGTGAGCCTGGAGGACTACCTGAGCCGGACCGTATTTCACAAAGAGCGCTCTTTCACGCGGCAGTCATTTGTGATGTTCATGTACGCCCAGTCACACGCTCATCCCGACATGATCGATCTCGTGCGCCGACTCAAGCAGGTTCATGGCCTGAAAATCGTTTCCGTCAGTAACGAAGGGCGTGAGCTTACCGAGTATCGTATCAAGCGTTTCGAATTGCGAACCTTTATTGATTGCTTCGTGTCATCATGTTTTGTTCGCGCGAGGAAGCCCGATTACGATATCTACAGCATGGCCATGGACATCGCCCAGGCGTCTGGCGACGAAATAGTCTATATCGAGGACAGGGATATGTTCGTGGAGGCAGCCCAGTGTGTTGGTATCCAGGGCATCGTTCACCGCGACTATGCCTCGACGAAGGAAGCCCTGGCTACGTTTGGGCTGTCACTTCCGGAGTAG